One region of Brassica napus cultivar Da-Ae chromosome A10, Da-Ae, whole genome shotgun sequence genomic DNA includes:
- the LOC111201342 gene encoding protein GL2-INTERACTING REPRESSOR 1-like yields MSRRSPKVDLKLNLSPPTSSRRRMVRSPSRSATTSPTSPPSSCVSSEMNQDESSVRYSSSPETTSMVLVGCPRCLMYVMLSEDDPKCPKCQSTVLLDFNHENASNANARTPGAGSSGRKTRRN; encoded by the coding sequence ATGAGTCGTAGAAGTCCAAAGGTTGACCTTAAGCTGAACCTCTCGCCTCCTACGTCAAGCCGGAGGAGGATGGTTCGATCTCCAAGCCGCTCCGCCACGACTTCACCGACCTCACCCCCAAGCTCATGTGTCTCTTCGGAGATGAACCAGGACGAGTCGTCAGTGAGATACTCATCAAGTCCAGAGACAACCTCGATGGTTCTTGTCGGGTGTCCTCGCTGTCTCATGTACGTTATGCTCTCAGAAGACGATCCTAAATGCCCTAAATGTCAAAGCACCGTTCTTCTTGATTTCAACCATGAAAACGCCTCAAACGCCAACGCACGCACTCCAGGCGCTGGTTCCTCTGGTCGCAAGACTCGAAGGAACTGA